Part of the Flavobacterium alkalisoli genome is shown below.
GCGTATGCTGAAAAACAACAGAAGCTTGAAGACAGAAAAGCAGAGAGAGAAAGAATTTTAGAAGAAAGAAGAAAGGCGCAGGAAGAAAAAAGAAGAGCTTACGAAGAAAGAAAAGAGCAGCAAAAGAGAGAAAGAGAAGCTAAAAGAAACGGCACTCAGACAGACAAAACTGCTGAGGATACTTCCGGAGAAACAGAAACAACTGGAGAAAGACCTGCCGGAGAAAGCACCACAACTGATGCCCAAACTGAAAGACAGGATGCCATACAGGCTGCCAGAGAAGAAAGAGAGCGTAAGATAGAAGAGCGCAAAAAAGAAATAGAAGAGCGTAAAAAACAACTTGCTGAACAAAGGGAAGCTGCAAAAAAAGCACGCGAAGAACAACGCAACAAAAATACACAGCAAACTCAGGAAGAACAACCGCAGGAGCAAAATGAGACTACCCCTGCAGAAGGTGAAGGAAATTAACGACAGATAAAAACAAAAATTAATACAAATACCTTAAATGATGAAACAATTAAAATCTTTACTAATCGCTGTAGCACTTTTCATAGGAGTTAGCCAAACTGTATCAGCTCAGGCTAAAGTGGCACACATCAATGTAAGTGAATTAATGACAGCTATGCCAGAGATGAAAGCAGCTAACACTCAACTAGAGCAAATTAGCAAAACCTATGATACTCAGTACAAAACGATGGTACAGGAGTTTCAGGCAAAGATTCAAAAATATGGTGATGAAGAGGCTACTGCAGGAAATGCGGTAAATGAGGCACGTGCTAAAGAAGTACAGGATATGCAACAAAGAATTCAGGAATATCAGCAAACAGCTACAAAAGAACTTCAGGACAAACAAGAAGCTATCTATAAGCCAATTCTTGAGAAATCTAAAAATGCTATCCAAAAAGTAGCAAGAGCTAAAGGATATCAGTATGTTCTTGACTCTTCTACAGGAAGTGGCGTTATCCTTGCTGACGGACCAGATTTAATGGCTGACGTGAAAAAAGAATTAGGTTTCTAAAAACCATCATTTTCAAGATATTTAAACGACTCATATATGAGTCGTTTTTTTTTATATTTGTTGTTATGAACAATACCACGAACCCCATAGGCTTATTTGATTCAGGAGTAGGCGGAACCTCGATATGGAAAGAGATACATAATCTCCTTCCTAACGAAAATACCATATATCTTGCCGACAGTAGAAATGCGCCTTATGGAATGCGACCCAAAGAGGAAATCGTGGAATTAAGCTGTAAAAACACCGAGTTTTTACTTGAGCAAAACTGCAAAATGATAGTTGTTGCCTGCAATACTGCCACAACAAATGCCATTAAGGAACTAAGGGCTAAATACGATGTCCCGTTTATTGGGATAGAACCTGCCATTAAACCTGCTGCAAGCTTTACTAAAACACAAACAATAGGCATACTTGCCACAAAAGGAACTTTAAACAGTGAACTTTTCCATAAAGCCGTTTTAAACTACAAAGACATTAAGATTGTTGAACAGGTAGGCCACGGACTTGTAAAGCTTATTGAAGAAGGCTCTCTTGAATCGGCAGAGATGAAAGAGCTGCTGGAAACCTATCTTGAACCTATGATAAAAGCCAATATAGACTATCTGGTGCTTGGTTGCAGTCATTATCCTTATCTTATACCGCAAATAAAAAAAATACTCCCACAGAGCGTTAAAATAATCGATTCTGGTGAAGCAGTAGCTAAACAAACAAAAAATGTCCTGATATATCAGGACATACTTAACACCTCGTCTCAAAGAGGTTATACTACTTTCTATACAAACAGCAATCCTGCTGTACTTACTAATATTCTTGAAAACAAATATGAAGTTGAGGAAAAGGACTTTTAAGCCTACTCTCCTTTTTCTTCTTTAAACCAGGAAGAATACATCACATAATTGTTAGATATCCTACCTATCTCACCGGCAAAATCAGAAGCATTGATATCTTTTACCTTTTTAGCCGGTATACCTGCATAAATAGTCCCTGATTCTACCACGGTATTCTGAGTAACAACAGAACCTGCCGCAACAATCGAGTTGCTTTGTATAACGCAATTATCCATAACGATTGCCCCCATACCTATAAGTACATTATCATGTACTTTACAGCCATGCACAATCGCATTGTGTCCAATAGATACATTATTGCCTATTTCAGTAGGATGTTTTTGATAAGTACAGTGTATCACCGCACCATCCTGTATGTTTACCATATCCCCTATTTTTATATAGTGTACATCTCCCCTAATAACAGCATTAAACCATACGCTGCATTCTTTACCAAAAGAAACATCTCCCACAATCGTAGCATTTTCGGCTACAAAACAATCCTCAGGAATTTGAGGATACTTCCCTCTAACTTCTTTAATTACCATAACAGATTCCAAAAAAAAGTCCCGATAAAAATCGGGACAGAATTAATAATGCATTTATAACTAGTTATTAACGGCCGGACAGTTACACTTGTAAGGCTCTCTACCACAAAACAGGTTAAGACCTAAAGTGATTTGGTGGAAACCTCCATTATCAAACTTAACATCACCTGTTAAGTATGAATAAGTATAGGCAAACATAAATTGTTTGTAGTTAACACCTATAATAGGAGTAAAATACTGTAGGTTTTGATCTTTAGCACCATTACCATCTATGTATTGTGCACCATCAAGATATCTTCTGTAAGATAAACCTCCCCATACTTTACCAAAGTCTACATTTTTATAAACTTTAAGGTTAACATCTAAAGACTTCTCTTTTGTTTCATCTACCATTTGGAACATTAATGAAGGCTCCCATTGTAAACGGTCTGAATCTCCAAAAACGTATCCAACACTCATTAAGTATTTTCTTAGGTTATCACTTTCAATATCTGTATAAATATCTCTCTTGCTTGCAATAACGTTTTTAGCAACAAAGTGAGCATAAAACTCAAGGAACTGATATGAAGCTCCAATATCAATATTGAAGTAAGAGTCTTTTTGCTGCATACCTCCATCAATAATAGGATCAAAATCTGGCTCAAACTCAGTCTCGTCTAAGCGGCTTTGAACAAGACCAACGTTCATACCAAATGAAAGCTGGTTTAAGTCATAATAACCTCTTGAAAAACGGATATGGTGAGCATAAGTTAATTTAGCTCCTGTTTGAGAATGGTAACCATTCTTATCATTGAAACCAATAATACCAATACCAGACTGCTCTCCTACCTTACCATTAAAACTTAATGTTTGTAACTGTGGAGCATCGTCCTGGCCAAACCATTGCTGACGTGCAGTCAGTCTTAATTTAGCACAGTTAGCCGCACCTGCCATAGATGGATATAGTAGGTAATAGTTATCTGACAGGTAATCTGAGTAAACCGCAATCCCTTCCTGCGAAAAAGAGAGCTGAGTTAGTAATAGTCCAAAAAATAGATAAATCTTTTTAAAATTCATGTCGACCTTATCGTTTAATGAGAAATGCGCTTTAACTTTAATTGATGTTTTATATTTATTAACGGTCCTACAGGTCAATTTATTTTACTAAATTTTTCCATAGCGGTCAAATATATAAATTTTTGCGTTAGGTTGGTAATGATAACTTAATAATATTATAAAAATGCTACCACTTATGGCAGCATTTTTATATTTTAATTTAAATCTTTCTATCTCTTCAGTGAGAAGTGTGCCTTGAACTCCTTAACAACCGGCATACCGTTAACCGTCTCACGGTAGGTTACCGTGAACCAGTAGTCCGTAGCTGGTAGTGGCGTACCGTTGAAGGTACCGTCCCAGCCCTCACTCTCTTCGGTGGCACTGATCTGCTTGATCAGCTTGCCGTAACGGTCAAAGATGTACACCTTAGCATCAGGCTGGTTCAACCCTATGATGTTCCAGGTATCGTGGTAACCGTCACCGTTAGGGGTGAAGTAATGCGGATAGTCCACAAGGCTTACGCCCTCTATGGCAATCTCATCACACGCAAACTCCGTACTAACATCCCTTACATATACCGTATGGGTGCCTGCAGGTACATCGGTAAATACATTGCTGCTCTGCCACATGCCGTCCTCATCAAGCTTGTACTCATATTCTCCATACCCTTCAACAAACACCGTGATAACCTGGTTGTCGCTGAAGTAGTTGGTCACCTCATAACCAACACCAACAGGGCTGGCAGGGCCGCTCTTCTGAACCTGGAAGGCTGCTGAGATATCAGAGATACAGTTCAGTGGTGCAGGGCCTGTTACCTCTACAGTATAGTTACCCTCGGCTATCGCCTCATAGGTAGGAGATGCCGGGTCATAATCGGTCAGTTCCACTCCGTCAAGGTACCACACAAAGCTGTAGCCCATACCGCTCGGGATGCCGCTGTCCAGGGTTACTGTCCTTAACACATCGTCGGTAGTGTAGTCCACACAGATCGTATCACTGCCGTCCACCGAGGTGATCACAGGCTCAGGCAATCTTTCCACTATAAGGGTGATCTCCGTGATGTCATGGCAACCGCTGATGGTCGAGGTGTTGGTCACCCTTGCATAGATGGTCATAACATCGGCAGTGGTGTTCACATACACCGTAGGGTCCGCTATAGGGTTGGTTGCATTATCTGCATCCTCAAAGCTCTCATAGTAGGCAACACTGTAGTCCGCAGGGTCCTGCGCTCCCAGTATCTCCGCATCGAAGACACTAAGGTCAAAGGCATGCATACCGTCGTTTGTACCGTCATCATCACAGGTAGACAGCGATGGGTCGGCAGGGGCGTTGGCTACTGCGGCCTCCTCCACCAGGAGCTGCATCGGTGCGGTGGTGGTACAGCCGCTCTCTATGTGCTGTACCCATACAAGGATATCCTGTGGCGTGCTTATGTTGTTGTACTGGTTCGGCAGTGCTGTGCCCGCATCAAGGGCTGCCTGATCAAAGTAGAACCTTACAAGGTAATCGTTCGGGTCGGCATCCTCTCCCAGTATCTCAGGGATGTGGCTGCTTAGTATAAAGGTGGCAAAACCATCGGTGTTCTGCTCACAGATCGCATAGGCAGGAATCGCCCCGTTCTCGCCCAATGCAGGCAGCGGGTTAACGATAAGCTCAAGCTCAACGATCTGGTAACATACAGCATCATTCGGGTTGCCCGTGTTGGCCTCTACCCTTACATAGATGGTAGCCGTACCGCTTACAAACTGCGTAGGGTCCGCTATGGCGTTTATATCCTGGTCCGCATCATCATAAGTAAGGTGGTAGCTTAAGATAAGGTTCGGCTCGTTGTCCATGATATCTGCTGCTGCCTGGGTAAGGTCAAACTCCTCCTGGCCGTCCCCCGCATTGTTGTCATCACATAACACAAGGGCATCAGGGGTCGTATTCGGTGTAGGTAACGGAAGTACCTTTATGGTCATGGTAGTGTAGCTCTTACACCCTGCAAGGGTGATAACCTCTACCGTTAATGTCATCGGGTTGGAGGTGTTCACATAAGCAGTAGGGTCGGCAATCGGTGTGGTTGCCCCCGGCTCATAGTAGTTAACCGTGTAGCCAAGGCCTACCCCGAATGGGCCCAGTATCGTGTTCTCCATTACCGTAAGGTCAAACTCCGTGGTCATATCATTCGGCAGGGCCTCGTTACATACGCTAAGTACAGGCGGACGTGTTAGGCAAGCGGGATATTGATATGGATGGTGAAGCTCTCGATGCTGTAGCAGCCCGTGGCAACATCCTCAATCCTTACATAGATAACCTCTCCGTCCTGGGCCGTGTAGCCCGCAGCGTTGGTAATCCTCGGTGCGCCGTTCTGGGCTGCCGTAAGGTTATTGAAGTAATGGATGATATAATCCGACGGGTCCGCATTGCCTAAGTGCTCCAGTATGTAGCTGTCCTGAACCGTAAGGTCCACGGCTGCCATGGCATCCTGGTCGTTGTTGTCCGTATCACAAAGGGTGATGTCCTGAAGGTCCGCATCGATCTGAGGCGTATCCACAACAATAAGGTTAAGCGCATAGGCCGTAGCCGTATAACAGCCCGTTACCGTGTTCTCCACCCTTACATAGATGGTCTGGTTATAGGCATTGGTATTGGTATAGTTGTCCGTATTAGGGATGGCGTTGATACCCAGTTCCGCATCCTGTGCCGTCTCGTGGAAGGTTACAGAAAGGTTCTCTCCGTTGTTGATCATATCCTCAACAAGGGCATCAAGGTCAAACTGGGCATGGCCGTCACTGTCTGGGTCACACATGGTAAGGTCTTCCTGGGAAGGGGGAACCACTATCGGTAGCGGCTCTACCCTGATATCAAGCAATACGATCCTGTAGCAGCCCGTAGCCTCAATGGTAACCCTTACATAGATCGCCTCGGCATTGCTCTGGTTACTATAAAGACTCAGGGGTCTCTATCTCATTTACGTTAGCATCAGCATCCGCCAATGTATGGTGGAAGGTTTACGTTGATTCCCGTCTGGACCCCGATGATCTCAGGGATCTTAGTGGTAAGGTCAAACTCCTCAACCTCGTCAGGCTGCCCTCCTATAGTGTTCACATCACATAATGTGTATGGTGTAGGCTGGGTAGCAACAGGTAGCGGGTTGACGATAAGCTCCAGTTCCACGATGTCATAACAGCCCGTTGCATTGTCCGTTACCCTTACATAAACAGGGGAATCGGTATTGGTAGCCGTGTAGCTGCCCGGGGTCGCAATGGCAGGGGTATTGGCCTGTGCTGCCTCAAGGGTCGCAAAATAGCCAACCGTGTACAGTGCAGGGTCCAATCCGCCAAGTATCTCAGACTCTCTTGAAGGAAGTACAAAGATACCCTCACCGTCAGTATCATCCGGACCGTTGTCGCATAGTGCATATGGTGCCGGTTCGGTGGCGATAGGCGCCTGGTGAACAATCAGCTGAAGCTCCTCGATGTCATAACAAACCGTAAAGGCCGAAGATACCCTGATGTAAAGCGTCTGGGTGTTCGCCTCGATATTGGTATAGTCAACAGGGTCAATGGCATTGGTACCAAACTCCGCGTCATCCATGGTCTCGTGCGCAGTTACCGTAACATCGGTAAGCTGTGATTCTATATAGTCAATTACCGACTGTACGTCGAAATTCTCAAAACCGTCATTGTCAAAGGCACATTCCTCAAGGGCTGTCAGTGCAGGGGCAATAGGTGCAGGGTCAACATGAAGGGTAATCTGAACTGCCGTCCAGCAGCCCGTTACACTGCTCTGTAACCTTGCCCATATCTCTGGGCCATATCAGGGGCAACATAGATATCAGGAAGCTGCGTGGCAGCATCGCCTGTCTCTGCCTCTATCTGGCTGCTATAGTAACTAACCGTTACCGATGATACTCCCGAAGCAAGCAGGCTGAATCATGGCTGTGAAGGTCAAAGTCTGCCTGGCCCGGTACCTCCTCACACTCGTGGAAGTCCGTCTGCGCGCTGTCATAAATCGGAAGCGGGGTTACAACCAAATCAAAATCAAAGACATCATAACACGTGGTTACCGTGTTCTCCAATCTTACATAGATCATCTGAGGGTTGGAAAGGTTCGCATAAGTTGTCAGGTTAACGATAGGGTTGGTAGCCGTCTCAGCATCATTAGCCGTCTCATAGTAGCTTACCGCATAATCAGGGTTACCACCGGTTACCTCCAAATCCTTACTCGTCAGGTCAAACTCCTCAATCCCGTCAGGGGTCATGTAGTCCGTCTGATCACATAATACGTAGTCGGTAATGGGAGATGATATGGTGGGTAAAGGATTAACCATTAGTTGCACCTCTTCTATTGTATAACAATCAGTTGTTGTTCCATCCTCAACAAACCTCACATATATAGTTTGCGAATTTGGTACTGTATTGGTAAATAAAGGCTGTGACTGCGGATTAATATTATTTTGCGCATCTGTTAAAGATAAATGCACTGTAGCTGTTAGATTAGGCTGACCATTCTCCATCTCTGCAATGGCTGGTGCCAGATTGAATTCCGCAATACCATCATTAGAAGCATCATCACAAAGCCCTAATGGTGTTGCAGGCATTAGCAGCGGCGCATCATTAATTGTAATGGTTGCCATACTACTACCTTCAATGAGGCAGTTTTCAAAATCTTCAGCCACCGTATAAGTTATATCATAAGTTCCCGGAGTACTGTTTAAAAGATCAATTACACCGGTATCAGGATCAATTGTCACGCCTGCAGGTGCTGTATAAATACCTCCTGTAGTAAACCCTGTTTCAGGAGTTGGTGAAGCTGAAACATCACTTGTACATACTGCTGCGGGTAAAGTAAAATCTGTAACAGGAGAAACTGCCGGGTTAACTGTTACTACTAAAGGATAAGCTGGTGACTGACATCCCTGATCAGACTCCTGAAGCACATAGTAGGTTGTTGTACCAATCACTGACGTGTCTGGTGTTGGAGCATCAGGCAACTGATTACTGTTAAGGTAATATATCATAGTATACCCAGGTTGATCTACAGGTATATCAATAGGTACAGCCGTTTGGTTCTGGCAATAAGTTATATTAGGTATTACCGGATCCTGCGGATAAGGCCCCGTAAAGGATATTTCAATAGTACTTGTACAATACTGGGTAGTCCAGTCGAAGAAGTAAGAACCTGAAG
Proteins encoded:
- a CDS encoding OmpH family outer membrane protein — its product is MKQLKSLLIAVALFIGVSQTVSAQAKVAHINVSELMTAMPEMKAANTQLEQISKTYDTQYKTMVQEFQAKIQKYGDEEATAGNAVNEARAKEVQDMQQRIQEYQQTATKELQDKQEAIYKPILEKSKNAIQKVARAKGYQYVLDSSTGSGVILADGPDLMADVKKELGF
- the murI gene encoding glutamate racemase, encoding MNNTTNPIGLFDSGVGGTSIWKEIHNLLPNENTIYLADSRNAPYGMRPKEEIVELSCKNTEFLLEQNCKMIVVACNTATTNAIKELRAKYDVPFIGIEPAIKPAASFTKTQTIGILATKGTLNSELFHKAVLNYKDIKIVEQVGHGLVKLIEEGSLESAEMKELLETYLEPMIKANIDYLVLGCSHYPYLIPQIKKILPQSVKIIDSGEAVAKQTKNVLIYQDILNTSSQRGYTTFYTNSNPAVLTNILENKYEVEEKDF
- a CDS encoding gamma carbonic anhydrase family protein; translated protein: MVIKEVRGKYPQIPEDCFVAENATIVGDVSFGKECSVWFNAVIRGDVHYIKIGDMVNIQDGAVIHCTYQKHPTEIGNNVSIGHNAIVHGCKVHDNVLIGMGAIVMDNCVIQSNSIVAAGSVVTQNTVVESGTIYAGIPAKKVKDINASDFAGEIGRISNNYVMYSSWFKEEKGE
- a CDS encoding PorP/SprF family type IX secretion system membrane protein, yielding MNFKKIYLFFGLLLTQLSFSQEGIAVYSDYLSDNYYLLYPSMAGAANCAKLRLTARQQWFGQDDAPQLQTLSFNGKVGEQSGIGIIGFNDKNGYHSQTGAKLTYAHHIRFSRGYYDLNQLSFGMNVGLVQSRLDETEFEPDFDPIIDGGMQQKDSYFNIDIGASYQFLEFYAHFVAKNVIASKRDIYTDIESDNLRKYLMSVGYVFGDSDRLQWEPSLMFQMVDETKEKSLDVNLKVYKNVDFGKVWGGLSYRRYLDGAQYIDGNGAKDQNLQYFTPIIGVNYKQFMFAYTYSYLTGDVKFDNGGFHQITLGLNLFCGREPYKCNCPAVNN
- a CDS encoding T9SS type B sorting domain-containing protein, with the protein product MTTEFDLTVMENTILGPFGVGLGYTVNYYEPGATTPIADPTAYVNTSNPMTLTVEVITLAGCKSYTTMTIKVLPLPTPNTTPDALVLCDDNNAGDGQEEFDLTQAAADIMDNEPNLILSYHLTYDDADQDINAIADPTQFVSGTATIYVRVEANTGNPNDAVCYQIVELELIVNPLPALGENGAIPAYAICEQNTDGFATFILSSHIPEILGEDADPNDYLVRFYFDQAALDAGTALPNQYNNISTPQDILVWVQHIESGCTTTAPMQLLVEEAAVANAPADPSLSTCDDDGTNDGMHAFDLSVFDAEILGAQDPADYSVAYYESFEDADNATNPIADPTVYVNTTADVMTIYARVTNTSTISGCHDITEITLIVERLPEPVITSVDGSDTICVDYTTDDVLRTVTLDSGIPSGMGYSFVWYLDGVELTDYDPASPTYEAIAEGNYTVEVTGPAPLNCISDISAAFQVQKSGPASPVGVGYEVTNYFSDNQVITVFVEGYGEYEYKLDEDGMWQSSNVFTDVPAGTHTVYVRDVSTEFACDEIAIEGVSLVDYPHYFTPNGDGYHDTWNIIGLNQPDAKVYIFDRYGKLIKQISATEESEGWDGTFNGTPLPATDYWFTVTYRETVNGMPVVKEFKAHFSLKR